A window from Pseudomonas sp. Tri1 encodes these proteins:
- a CDS encoding LysR family transcriptional regulator: MDRFQEMQVFVAVAQDSGFSAAARRLGLSAASVTRAVAGLEQRIGTPLLIRTTRNVYLSEAGQRFLEDCRRILGELQEAEDSAAGSHVQPRGQLTITAPVLFGQLFVTPALVDYLHQYPEVSINALLLDRTVSMIEEGIDVAVRIGELPDSNLHAVRVGEVRRVVCGSPDFFVRHGRPRHPQDLERMPVVASSAIGQIKSWTFVEAGQPLAVRPVPRLVVTANQAAITAACQGLGMTRILSYQVASNIAAGELEIVLADFELPPLPIHVVYQGGRNAPARVRSFVDFAVSALRGHPALSG, encoded by the coding sequence ATGGACAGGTTTCAGGAAATGCAGGTTTTTGTCGCCGTGGCCCAGGATTCGGGTTTTTCGGCGGCGGCGCGGCGCCTAGGCCTGTCGGCGGCCAGCGTCACGCGAGCCGTGGCGGGGTTGGAGCAACGGATCGGTACGCCGTTGCTGATTCGCACCACGCGCAACGTGTACCTGAGCGAAGCAGGCCAGCGCTTTCTAGAGGACTGTCGGCGGATCCTCGGCGAGTTGCAGGAAGCCGAGGATTCGGCAGCCGGCAGTCACGTCCAGCCTCGTGGTCAGCTGACGATTACCGCGCCAGTGCTGTTTGGCCAGTTGTTCGTCACGCCGGCGCTGGTTGATTACCTGCATCAGTACCCCGAGGTCAGCATCAATGCCTTGTTGTTGGATCGCACTGTCAGCATGATCGAGGAGGGCATCGACGTTGCCGTGCGCATCGGCGAGTTGCCGGACAGCAACCTGCACGCCGTGCGTGTCGGTGAAGTGCGGCGAGTGGTGTGCGGCTCCCCTGACTTCTTCGTGCGCCATGGGCGGCCCCGACATCCGCAGGACCTGGAACGAATGCCGGTAGTGGCGTCATCGGCCATCGGTCAGATCAAAAGCTGGACCTTCGTCGAGGCCGGCCAACCGTTGGCCGTCCGACCTGTGCCTCGGTTAGTGGTGACCGCCAACCAGGCCGCGATCACCGCCGCGTGCCAGGGCTTGGGGATGACACGGATCCTGTCTTATCAAGTCGCGAGCAATATTGCCGCCGGTGAACTGGAAATCGTCCTGGCAGACTTTGAACTGCCACCCTTGCCGATCCATGTGGTGTATCAGGGCGGGCGCAATGCACCCGCACGGGTGCGCAGTTTTGTCGATTTTGCCGTCAGCGCATTGCGCGGACATCCGGCCTTGAGCGGCTGA
- a CDS encoding LTA synthase family protein, producing the protein MGLRLALGWSDPLGYLSDLGIGGLLIALLYRRPWWLALPVLLAWSALSLASIELVSAVGRMPNPSDVHYLIDPQFVENSTSGGFAHPWLAATQLAALGFWLLAQAASRTRRAPRLPRPAWALPVVLLLSHGTLQSWRPSEADQWNVFNLPHQLITAGIAAGQDQARQWFDGDAMEPAPPMEGLTRLDLDGNKLLAGPGRARNVLVIALEGIPGAYVGANRQALNSRYQENLMPHLSAWAERGMNTPDYVLHSHQTIRGLYAMLCGDYDKLNDGTPKGVEMLNQPQRNQACLPAQLRQNGFSTHFLQGAGLRFMAKDRIMPHIGFDTTLGMDWFTRPAYLEFPWGKDDKTFFEGALDYVGQLQQAQKPWMLTLLTVGTHQPYSAPDDYLQRYDTAKQAAVGYLDDALESFLAGLERQGILENTLVVITSDESHGIDDVRLASSWGFNLTLAPEPLPRIKSGTYGHVDLTASILDYFGFAVPPSLSGRSLFRDYSTGREIMSFTNGKLRYHDGKGTFTECNFLQNCRYYSSPGFIADQASYGGQYSGQRARLINARATALDQTLLRTPLNQHYQFGSADKIPLPAQVTNDWTDNLIGAQYLEMPKGSQTRVSLTIRAVEADHAAYISLKAKEFERDVPMDLPTDVAVTPGQPLVMNIRFDNPQPRKAFSFHLLGHGVGAVEISDFSVVTELPDQTDQPEYLDDMQDDREAQSS; encoded by the coding sequence ATGGGCCTACGCCTGGCGTTGGGCTGGTCCGACCCACTGGGCTATCTGTCGGACCTGGGCATCGGTGGGTTACTGATCGCGTTGCTTTACCGTCGCCCCTGGTGGCTGGCTCTGCCGGTATTATTGGCCTGGAGTGCTTTGAGCCTGGCCAGCATCGAGCTGGTCAGCGCGGTCGGGCGGATGCCCAACCCCTCGGACGTGCATTACCTGATTGACCCGCAGTTCGTTGAAAACTCCACCAGCGGCGGCTTCGCCCACCCCTGGCTGGCTGCGACTCAATTGGCCGCGCTGGGGTTTTGGCTGCTTGCCCAAGCCGCCAGCCGTACGCGACGAGCGCCACGTTTGCCTCGCCCCGCCTGGGCATTGCCCGTGGTGCTCTTGCTGAGCCACGGCACGCTGCAATCCTGGCGTCCCAGTGAGGCGGACCAATGGAATGTGTTCAACCTGCCCCACCAACTCATCACGGCGGGTATCGCCGCCGGGCAGGACCAAGCCCGGCAATGGTTCGACGGCGATGCAATGGAGCCTGCCCCGCCGATGGAGGGGCTGACCCGCCTGGATCTCGATGGAAATAAACTGCTGGCCGGACCGGGCCGTGCGCGCAACGTCCTGGTCATCGCCCTGGAGGGCATTCCCGGGGCCTACGTGGGCGCCAACCGCCAGGCCTTGAACAGCCGCTATCAAGAGAACCTGATGCCGCACCTCAGCGCATGGGCCGAGCGTGGCATGAACACCCCCGATTACGTCCTGCACAGTCACCAAACCATCCGCGGCCTGTACGCGATGCTGTGTGGCGACTACGACAAACTCAACGATGGCACGCCCAAGGGCGTCGAAATGCTCAACCAGCCCCAGCGCAACCAGGCCTGCCTGCCGGCCCAACTGCGTCAGAACGGCTTTTCCACCCATTTCCTCCAAGGCGCGGGCCTGCGGTTCATGGCCAAGGACCGGATCATGCCGCACATCGGCTTCGACACGACCCTGGGCATGGACTGGTTCACCCGACCCGCCTACCTGGAATTTCCCTGGGGCAAGGACGACAAGACCTTCTTCGAGGGCGCGCTGGACTACGTCGGGCAACTGCAACAGGCGCAAAAGCCCTGGATGCTCACCCTGCTGACCGTGGGCACCCACCAACCGTACTCCGCGCCGGATGACTACCTGCAACGCTACGACACCGCCAAGCAAGCCGCCGTGGGTTACCTGGACGATGCGCTGGAGAGCTTCCTGGCGGGCCTGGAACGCCAGGGCATTCTGGAAAACACTCTGGTGGTCATCACCTCGGACGAGTCCCATGGCATCGACGATGTGCGCCTGGCGTCGTCCTGGGGGTTCAATTTGACGCTGGCGCCGGAGCCATTACCGAGGATCAAGTCAGGGACCTACGGCCATGTCGACCTGACCGCATCGATCCTCGACTACTTCGGTTTCGCGGTGCCCCCGTCATTGTCCGGCCGCTCGCTGTTCCGGGACTACTCGACGGGCCGGGAAATCATGTCGTTCACCAATGGCAAGCTGCGCTATCACGACGGCAAAGGTACGTTCACCGAGTGCAATTTCCTGCAGAACTGCCGCTATTACTCCAGCCCAGGCTTCATCGCCGACCAAGCCAGCTACGGCGGGCAATACAGCGGCCAGCGAGCCAGGCTGATCAACGCCCGGGCCACGGCCCTGGACCAGACCCTGCTACGCACGCCCCTGAACCAGCATTACCAGTTTGGCAGCGCCGATAAAATCCCACTGCCAGCCCAGGTCACCAATGACTGGACCGATAACCTGATCGGCGCTCAATACCTGGAAATGCCCAAGGGCTCACAGACCCGCGTCAGCCTGACCATCCGCGCCGTGGAGGCAGACCATGCCGCCTATATTTCCCTCAAGGCCAAGGAGTTCGAGCGGGATGTGCCGATGGACCTGCCCACAGACGTGGCGGTAACACCCGGGCAGCCGCTGGTGATGAACATCCGTTTCGATAACCCGCAACCGCGCAAGGCGTTTTCCTTCCATTTGCTCGGTCATGGGGTGGGCGCCGTCGAGATCAGTGATTTCAGCGTCGTGACCGAACTGCCGGACCAGACCGACCAACCGGAATACCTGGACGACATGCAGGACGACCGTGAGGCGCAGTCCAGCTGA
- the nudK gene encoding GDP-mannose pyrophosphatase NudK, whose product MTQATSIKDRVRIKNVEVLSDNWYVLRKTTYDYLGRNGQWRELTRETYDRGNGATILLYSKAKQTVVLTRQFRFPAFVNGHDDLLIETCAGLLDNDDPHTCIRKETQEETGYIIQDVRKVFDAFMSPGSVTERVHFFVGEYFDEDKQHEGGGLEAEGEEIEVLEMPLDQALGMIESGEICDGKTIMLLQYAKLHRLLD is encoded by the coding sequence ATGACACAGGCAACCAGCATCAAGGATCGCGTACGCATCAAGAACGTCGAAGTCCTCTCAGACAACTGGTACGTGCTGCGCAAGACCACCTATGACTACCTCGGCCGCAACGGCCAATGGCGCGAGCTGACGCGCGAGACCTATGACCGTGGCAACGGCGCCACCATCTTGCTGTACAGCAAGGCCAAGCAGACCGTGGTGTTGACCCGGCAGTTCCGCTTCCCGGCCTTCGTCAACGGGCACGATGACTTGCTGATCGAAACCTGCGCCGGCCTGCTGGACAACGACGACCCGCATACCTGTATCCGCAAGGAAACCCAGGAGGAAACCGGCTATATCATCCAGGACGTGCGCAAGGTGTTCGACGCCTTCATGAGCCCGGGCTCGGTGACTGAGCGGGTGCATTTTTTCGTTGGTGAATACTTTGACGAGGATAAGCAGCACGAAGGTGGCGGGCTGGAAGCCGAGGGCGAGGAGATCGAGGTGCTGGAGATGCCCCTCGACCAGGCCTTGGGCATGATCGAAAGCGGGGAGATTTGCGACGGCAAGACGATCATGCTGTTGCAGTACGCCAAGCTGCATCGGTTGCTGGATTAG
- a CDS encoding methyl-accepting chemotaxis protein, producing MGINLKFGQKILLGACVIVMAVFLSFSLFNDHRQQASTREALHSNLQSTGKLLGANLDSWLAGRILLIEGAAETVAANPTPDTIGAILSQDIITKTFIASYVGLEDSRFFIHPERVMPDGYDVRQRAWYKDAARTLKPVLTEPYIGAGIDYLIMTQAAPIKINGKAAGVLGASLSLEQLAKIINAVDLNGIGYAFLISDDGKILVHPDNTLVTKTLTQAFPEGPPSINSALSEVQENGRTRIVTFTPINGLPSLHWSIGLSVDKDEAYAALHEFRTSALVATLIAMLVTVGLLGLLINALMRPLRSMGSAMQSIADGEGDLTQRLHSLSRDEFGMMAGGFNRFVERIQQSIREVLASSIQLTQLAAQVSQASHSSLKSSDTQAALTHNVATAINELGAAAQEIARSAAHASSRASDTRDQTQESQSVVQRNINAMSQLSSQVVNTRQDIESLNEKTLKIGRILDVIKGISDQTNLLALNAAIEAARAGDAGRGFAVVSDEVRTLAHRTQQSAQEIHSMIEELQAGAGNAVSAMLESQRHSDDNVNTAKLAGERLNRVLLGIGEIDEINLSVATATEEQTSVVDNLDRDISHINSLNQEMVGNLQSTLQACTELENQSRRLQQMVNTFKT from the coding sequence ATGGGCATCAATCTGAAATTCGGTCAAAAGATTCTTCTCGGTGCCTGCGTCATCGTGATGGCGGTATTCCTGTCTTTCTCGTTGTTCAACGACCATCGCCAGCAAGCAAGTACCCGCGAAGCACTGCACAGCAACTTGCAGTCCACGGGCAAGTTGCTCGGCGCGAACCTCGACAGCTGGCTGGCCGGCCGAATCCTGTTGATCGAAGGTGCCGCCGAAACCGTCGCCGCCAATCCCACGCCAGATACCATCGGTGCCATTCTCTCCCAGGACATCATTACAAAGACCTTCATAGCCAGCTATGTCGGCCTTGAAGACAGTCGTTTCTTTATTCATCCCGAGCGGGTGATGCCAGATGGGTATGACGTTCGCCAGCGTGCCTGGTACAAAGATGCGGCTCGCACCCTTAAACCCGTGCTGACCGAACCCTACATCGGTGCCGGCATCGATTATCTGATCATGACCCAAGCGGCCCCGATCAAGATCAATGGCAAAGCCGCTGGTGTACTGGGTGCGAGTCTGAGCCTGGAACAACTCGCGAAAATCATCAATGCCGTGGACCTCAACGGCATAGGTTATGCCTTCCTGATCAGCGACGATGGCAAGATCCTGGTGCACCCGGACAACACACTGGTGACCAAGACTCTCACACAAGCGTTCCCCGAAGGCCCGCCGAGCATCAACAGCGCCTTGAGTGAAGTGCAGGAAAACGGCCGAACGCGGATCGTCACGTTTACGCCGATCAATGGCCTACCTTCGCTGCACTGGTCCATCGGACTTTCAGTGGATAAAGACGAAGCCTACGCCGCACTCCACGAGTTTCGCACTTCGGCGCTGGTCGCCACATTGATCGCCATGCTGGTCACGGTCGGTTTGCTCGGCCTGTTGATCAACGCCCTGATGCGACCATTACGCAGCATGGGCTCGGCCATGCAATCCATCGCCGATGGCGAAGGCGACCTGACCCAGCGCCTGCACAGCTTGTCCCGGGACGAGTTCGGCATGATGGCCGGAGGATTCAACCGCTTCGTCGAACGTATCCAGCAGTCGATCCGAGAAGTCCTGGCGTCCAGTATCCAGCTCACCCAATTGGCGGCACAGGTCAGCCAGGCGTCGCATTCATCCCTGAAGAGCTCCGACACGCAAGCAGCCCTGACCCATAACGTCGCCACGGCTATCAATGAGCTTGGGGCCGCAGCCCAGGAAATCGCCCGCAGCGCCGCTCATGCATCAAGCCGCGCCTCTGATACCAGGGATCAGACCCAGGAAAGTCAATCTGTGGTGCAGCGCAATATCAACGCCATGTCGCAGCTCTCCTCGCAAGTGGTCAATACTCGCCAGGACATCGAAAGCCTGAACGAAAAAACGCTGAAGATCGGACGTATTCTCGACGTCATCAAAGGCATCTCCGACCAGACCAACTTGCTGGCCCTCAACGCTGCCATCGAGGCCGCCCGCGCCGGGGATGCCGGACGCGGTTTTGCGGTGGTCTCGGACGAAGTACGTACGCTCGCCCATCGCACCCAACAATCAGCTCAGGAAATCCACAGCATGATCGAGGAGCTGCAGGCAGGTGCCGGCAACGCCGTGAGCGCCATGCTCGAAAGCCAGCGTCACAGCGACGACAACGTCAATACCGCCAAGCTCGCGGGCGAGCGACTCAATCGCGTGCTGCTGGGTATCGGCGAGATCGACGAGATCAACTTGTCCGTGGCCACCGCCACCGAAGAGCAAACCTCAGTGGTGGACAATCTGGATCGCGACATCAGTCACATCAACAGCCTGAATCAGGAAATGGTCGGCAATCTGCAATCCACCTTGCAGGCCTGCACTGAACTGGAAAACCAGTCACGCCGCCTGCAACAAATGGTCAACACCTTCAAAACCTGA
- the nadE gene encoding ammonia-dependent NAD(+) synthetase, producing MTALVQESIARELGVDRQLTQGGEETEIARRVEFIKQILRESGCQSLVLGISGGVDSLTAGLLCQLAVEQLRNQDYAARFIAVRLPYKTQADEQDAQAALDFIRPDLITTSNIAACVDGLMTNIAIDGLQPSAELTDFAKGNAKARARMLAQYAIANLSNGLVVGTDHSAEAVMGFFTKFGDGACDLAPLSGLTKTQVRLLAEAMGAPAYLVHKSPTADLEDLAPGKLDEVAYGCSYAQIDAYLMGEKVSPQARQIIERAYVKTAHKRALPRVPPTRF from the coding sequence ATGACTGCGCTTGTGCAAGAGAGCATTGCCCGGGAACTGGGCGTCGACCGCCAACTCACACAGGGCGGCGAAGAGACTGAAATTGCCCGCCGCGTTGAGTTTATAAAGCAGATTTTGCGCGAGTCGGGCTGCCAGTCCCTGGTACTCGGTATCAGTGGTGGCGTCGATTCTCTCACTGCCGGCCTGCTGTGCCAGTTGGCGGTGGAACAACTGCGCAATCAAGATTACGCGGCGCGTTTTATCGCAGTCCGATTGCCGTACAAGACCCAGGCCGATGAGCAAGACGCCCAGGCTGCTCTGGACTTCATCCGGCCGGACTTGATCACCACCAGCAACATCGCCGCTTGTGTCGACGGGTTGATGACCAATATCGCAATCGACGGCTTGCAGCCTTCGGCCGAACTTACCGACTTCGCCAAGGGCAATGCCAAGGCTCGAGCACGGATGCTGGCGCAATACGCCATTGCCAATTTAAGCAATGGGTTGGTGGTCGGCACTGATCATAGCGCAGAGGCGGTGATGGGCTTCTTCACCAAATTCGGCGACGGCGCGTGCGATCTGGCGCCGCTGTCCGGGCTGACGAAGACCCAGGTGCGGTTGTTGGCCGAGGCGATGGGCGCGCCTGCGTACCTGGTGCACAAGTCTCCAACCGCTGATTTGGAAGACTTGGCACCTGGTAAGTTGGATGAAGTGGCGTATGGATGCAGTTACGCGCAGATCGATGCGTATCTGATGGGCGAAAAGGTATCGCCTCAGGCGCGACAGATCATCGAACGCGCCTATGTCAAAACGGCCCACAAACGAGCATTGCCACGGGTCCCGCCAACCCGCTTCTGA
- the pncB gene encoding nicotinate phosphoribosyltransferase, protein MDSAYDSSNGVIQSLLDTDYYTFTMMQAVLHQHPNVEVEYQFIVRSKERLGHLIPDIRVELEKLAGLQLREGEQRFLFNKRFREYLTPDFEQFLGLFRFNLRYIHVAQVDGQLHIRVRGPMLHCIMFEQPVLAMVSELRNREKYPEVELADVTRKLYQKFEWLEKNASREELAEFRVSDFSTRRRLSFRAQREVVNVMRSDFPGVFVGTSNAHLAYEFNLPLIGTMAHQWLMVHQQLGRLRESQNAALENWVHEYRGRLGIALTDCISTDFFLKDFDLYFAKLYDGLRQDSGDPIVWADKVLGRYKELGVDPRTKDLMFSDGLNFEKCLPILRHVRGKAKFGFGMGTSLACDVDGVEPLSIVMKLVRVHGEPVVKFSDDPIKNVCEDASFLRYAAQVFNVALVNPQLGA, encoded by the coding sequence ATGGACAGTGCATACGATTCAAGCAACGGCGTCATCCAGAGTCTTCTGGATACCGACTACTACACCTTCACCATGATGCAGGCGGTCTTGCACCAGCACCCGAATGTAGAGGTGGAATACCAGTTCATCGTGCGTTCCAAAGAGCGGCTCGGTCACCTGATCCCGGACATTCGTGTCGAACTGGAAAAGCTTGCCGGGTTGCAGCTGCGCGAAGGGGAGCAGCGGTTTCTGTTCAACAAGCGTTTCCGTGAATACCTGACCCCGGACTTCGAACAGTTTCTCGGTCTGTTTCGCTTCAATCTGCGCTACATACACGTTGCGCAAGTCGACGGCCAACTGCACATCCGCGTCCGTGGTCCGATGTTGCATTGCATCATGTTCGAGCAACCGGTGTTGGCAATGGTCAGCGAACTGCGCAACCGCGAGAAGTATCCCGAAGTCGAGTTGGCCGACGTCACCCGCAAGCTGTACCAAAAGTTCGAATGGCTGGAAAAAAATGCCAGTCGTGAGGAACTCGCCGAGTTTCGTGTTTCCGACTTCTCCACCCGTCGGCGGCTGTCATTCAGAGCCCAGCGTGAAGTGGTAAATGTCATGCGCAGCGATTTTCCTGGCGTCTTTGTCGGCACCAGCAACGCGCACTTGGCTTACGAGTTCAATCTGCCACTGATTGGCACCATGGCCCACCAATGGCTGATGGTGCATCAGCAACTGGGGCGGTTACGCGAGAGCCAGAATGCCGCGCTGGAAAACTGGGTGCACGAGTATCGAGGCCGGCTCGGTATCGCCCTTACGGACTGCATCAGCACCGACTTCTTCCTCAAGGATTTCGACCTGTACTTCGCCAAGCTCTATGACGGCCTGCGCCAGGATTCCGGTGACCCTATCGTCTGGGCAGATAAGGTGCTGGGGCGTTACAAGGAACTGGGCGTCGATCCGCGCACCAAGGACCTGATGTTCTCCGATGGCCTCAATTTCGAAAAATGTCTGCCGATCCTGCGCCACGTTCGTGGCAAGGCCAAATTCGGTTTTGGCATGGGCACCAGCCTGGCCTGTGATGTTGACGGTGTCGAACCGCTGAGCATCGTCATGAAGTTGGTTCGGGTCCACGGTGAGCCGGTGGTTAAGTTCTCCGACGACCCGATCAAGAACGTCTGTGAAGATGCCTCATTTCTGCGCTACGCCGCCCAAGTTTTCAACGTCGCCCTTGTCAATCCACAGCTGGGAGCCTGA
- a CDS encoding isochorismatase family protein gives MNSLTRKTASFDVDAQKSFTPLCPDELPVPGGDQIGGELNFIASLASVRIGSKDAHTPLAPWVVADHSQMFSPTGLEHADITWVSHCVPGTEGFALLDQLPTPYDYDYFVWKGVEPDLHPYGACYHDLHGKLSTGVIEYLNGLGVQQVIVGGLALDFCVKTTALQLAAAGFKVIIHLPACRAISEEGALQAIQELQQVGVSVAATREETIRLASA, from the coding sequence ATGAACAGCCTGACCCGGAAAACGGCTTCCTTCGATGTCGATGCACAAAAGAGCTTTACACCGCTATGCCCTGATGAGCTTCCGGTGCCGGGCGGCGACCAGATTGGCGGTGAGCTGAATTTCATCGCATCCCTGGCCAGCGTTCGCATCGGTAGCAAGGACGCCCATACGCCCCTGGCCCCCTGGGTGGTTGCCGATCACTCACAGATGTTCTCGCCGACCGGGCTCGAGCACGCCGATATCACTTGGGTCAGCCACTGTGTCCCCGGCACCGAAGGTTTTGCCCTGCTGGATCAACTGCCGACCCCCTACGATTACGATTATTTCGTCTGGAAGGGTGTCGAGCCGGATTTGCACCCCTACGGCGCCTGCTACCACGACCTGCACGGCAAGCTTTCCACCGGGGTGATCGAGTACCTGAACGGCCTGGGTGTGCAGCAGGTGATTGTTGGCGGGTTGGCGCTGGATTTCTGCGTCAAAACCACCGCTCTGCAACTGGCCGCCGCCGGCTTCAAGGTGATCATTCACCTCCCGGCTTGCCGGGCCATCAGTGAGGAGGGCGCTCTTCAAGCCATTCAAGAGCTGCAACAGGTGGGGGTCTCGGTTGCCGCGACTCGCGAAGAAACTATCCGCTTGGCAAGCGCATAA
- a CDS encoding adenylyltransferase/cytidyltransferase family protein codes for MFEIALYGGAFNPPHAGHAQVMIEASRQARRLLVVPSLRHPYGKQMVDYEVRLNWLESIVENVQPLCCAEVRASRVEQVVARGVEGAIYSYILLAHLADSLALDGKRIALVVGQDVADLLPTFYRGQELLERFSILCVEEKIHVRSTVVRERLALGKPLPTGWMAPGMDPLNYDLYATYGN; via the coding sequence ATGTTCGAGATTGCCCTTTATGGCGGCGCCTTCAATCCCCCTCATGCCGGTCACGCCCAGGTGATGATCGAGGCCTCACGCCAGGCCAGACGCTTGCTGGTGGTCCCAAGCTTGCGGCATCCATACGGCAAGCAAATGGTCGACTATGAAGTTCGCTTGAACTGGCTGGAATCGATCGTCGAGAACGTTCAGCCGCTGTGCTGCGCCGAAGTGCGTGCGAGCCGGGTGGAGCAGGTGGTGGCCCGCGGCGTTGAAGGCGCAATCTACAGCTACATCCTGCTTGCTCACCTCGCCGACAGCCTGGCCCTGGATGGCAAGCGAATCGCGTTGGTGGTGGGTCAGGATGTCGCGGATCTGCTGCCAACCTTCTATCGCGGCCAAGAATTGCTGGAGCGTTTTTCCATCCTTTGCGTGGAGGAAAAAATCCATGTGCGTAGCACGGTGGTTCGCGAACGACTGGCTTTGGGCAAGCCGCTTCCCACCGGCTGGATGGCACCCGGGATGGACCCGTTAAACTATGACCTTTACGCTACCTACGGAAACTGA
- a CDS encoding NUDIX hydrolase — protein MPTSTAPTQDYLHTIDLCVLRFCRETQALEILLNRREAEPFAGHWALPGIVVNGGVEDLTLNDAVERLRNSNKVGMPLAWIEQVGTVGDAFRDPRCWSSSTFYLAIVSDAVQLAEHQGFFPLKDVADASIKLPFDHNSLVAAVQERLLSKALYSSLPLMFLGPEFSAPEAVSIFSVVLDRPVLKTSMRQRLLKMTEAGYLQETGRKKSGDGGRPQRTVENLKPARVYLFDRCFLE, from the coding sequence ATGCCGACTAGCACAGCCCCCACGCAGGATTATTTGCACACTATCGACCTCTGTGTGCTGCGCTTCTGCCGGGAGACCCAGGCGCTTGAAATCCTCCTGAATCGACGGGAAGCCGAGCCATTCGCCGGTCATTGGGCGCTGCCCGGGATTGTGGTCAATGGTGGCGTCGAAGATCTCACGCTGAACGACGCCGTGGAGCGCCTGCGTAATTCAAACAAGGTAGGCATGCCGCTGGCCTGGATCGAACAAGTCGGCACCGTCGGCGACGCGTTCCGCGATCCGCGCTGCTGGTCGTCCTCGACGTTCTATCTGGCGATTGTCAGCGATGCGGTCCAACTCGCCGAACACCAGGGATTTTTCCCACTCAAGGACGTCGCTGACGCCTCGATCAAACTCCCTTTCGATCACAACAGCCTGGTGGCGGCTGTCCAGGAGCGGTTGTTGTCCAAGGCCCTCTACAGCAGCCTGCCACTGATGTTCCTGGGCCCGGAGTTCAGTGCGCCGGAAGCGGTGAGCATTTTCTCCGTGGTGCTCGACCGCCCGGTGCTCAAGACCAGCATGCGCCAGCGGTTGCTGAAGATGACCGAGGCCGGTTACTTGCAGGAAACCGGCCGCAAGAAAAGCGGCGACGGCGGCCGCCCGCAACGCACGGTGGAAAATCTCAAGCCAGCCCGAGTTTACCTTTTCGATCGTTGTTTTCTGGAGTGA